Proteins encoded by one window of Maniola hyperantus chromosome 10, iAphHyp1.2, whole genome shotgun sequence:
- the LOC117985818 gene encoding trypsin-1 isoform X2 gives MCPWRSVAILFVLTLSCLEGRKITPQDIHDNHVSTGNRSSRFLFDQIFGLEVPLLEEQSVEDDEEDTQVRNCSCECGGPNQENRIVGGMPAGINRYPWMARIVYDGQFHCGASLLSKEYVLTAAHCVRKLKRSKIRVILGDHDQTVTTESAAIMRAVTAIVRHRSFDADSYNNDIALLKLRKPVNFSKIIKPVCLPPASVEPSGKEGIVVGWGRTSEGGHLPAIVQEVRVPILSLTQCRGMKYRATRITNNMLCAGRASTDSCQGDSGGPLLIQNGDKFQIIGIVSWGVGCGRPGYPGVYTRITRYLPWLRANLRDTCLCGN, from the exons GTTTCCACGGGCAACAGATCGTCAAGGTTTTTATTCGACCAAATCTTCGGTTTGGAAGTGCCTCTGTTGGAGGAGCAGAGCGTGGAAGATGACGAGGAAGATACCCAGGTCAGGAACTGTTCCTGTG AGTGCGGCGGGCCGAACCAGGAGAACCGCATCGTTGGTGGAATGCCGGCCGGTATCAACCGGTACCCTTGGATGGCGAGAATTGTATACGACGGCCAGTTCCACTGTGGAGCCTCGCTCCTGTCTAAGGAGTATGTTTTGACAGCGGCACATTGTGTTAGAAA ACTCAAACGATCGAAAATCCGAGTAATCCTGGGCGACCATGATCAAACAGTGACGACAGAAAGCGCTGCCATCATGAGAGCCGTCACCGCCATCGTGCGACACCGTAGCTTCGATGCCGACTCATACAACAACGATATCGCGCTGCTCAAACTGCGCAAACCCGTTAACTTCTCCAAGATAATCAAACCCGTGTGTTTGCCTCCTGCaa GTGTAGAGCCATCGGGTAAAGAGGGCATCGTGGTCGGATGGGGGCGTACGTCGGAGGGTGGTCACTTACCCGCAATTGTGCAAGAAGTACGGGTGCCTATCCTGTCACTCACGCAGTGCCGGGGGATGAAGTACAGAGCTACGCGAATTACTAATAACATG CTTTGCGCGGGTCGAGCGTCCACAGACTCTTGCCAAGGCGACAGCGGTGGTCCATTGCTTATACAAAATGGAGACAAGTTTCAAATCATag gtATAGTATCGTGGGGTGTTGGATGTGGTAGACCTGGGTACCCTGGAGTTTACACTCGGATAACGCGGTACTTGCCCTGGCTAAGGGCGAACCTGCGCGACACCTGCCTTTGTggcaattaa
- the LOC117985818 gene encoding trypsin-1 isoform X3, giving the protein MPAGINRYPWMARIVYDGQFHCGASLLSKEYVLTAAHCVRKLKRSKIRVILGDHDQTVTTESAAIMRAVTAIVRHRSFDADSYNNDIALLKLRKPVNFSKIIKPVCLPPASVEPSGKEGIVVGWGRTSEGGHLPAIVQEVRVPILSLTQCRGMKYRATRITNNMLCAGRASTDSCQGDSGGPLLIQNGDKFQIIGIVSWGVGCGRPGYPGVYTRITRYLPWLRANLRDTCLCGN; this is encoded by the exons ATGCCGGCCGGTATCAACCGGTACCCTTGGATGGCGAGAATTGTATACGACGGCCAGTTCCACTGTGGAGCCTCGCTCCTGTCTAAGGAGTATGTTTTGACAGCGGCACATTGTGTTAGAAA ACTCAAACGATCGAAAATCCGAGTAATCCTGGGCGACCATGATCAAACAGTGACGACAGAAAGCGCTGCCATCATGAGAGCCGTCACCGCCATCGTGCGACACCGTAGCTTCGATGCCGACTCATACAACAACGATATCGCGCTGCTCAAACTGCGCAAACCCGTTAACTTCTCCAAGATAATCAAACCCGTGTGTTTGCCTCCTGCaa GTGTAGAGCCATCGGGTAAAGAGGGCATCGTGGTCGGATGGGGGCGTACGTCGGAGGGTGGTCACTTACCCGCAATTGTGCAAGAAGTACGGGTGCCTATCCTGTCACTCACGCAGTGCCGGGGGATGAAGTACAGAGCTACGCGAATTACTAATAACATG CTTTGCGCGGGTCGAGCGTCCACAGACTCTTGCCAAGGCGACAGCGGTGGTCCATTGCTTATACAAAATGGAGACAAGTTTCAAATCATag gtATAGTATCGTGGGGTGTTGGATGTGGTAGACCTGGGTACCCTGGAGTTTACACTCGGATAACGCGGTACTTGCCCTGGCTAAGGGCGAACCTGCGCGACACCTGCCTTTGTggcaattaa
- the LOC117985818 gene encoding trypsin-1 isoform X1, with protein sequence MCPWRSVAILFVLTLSCLEGRKITPQDIHDNHVSTGNRSSRFLFDQIFGLEVPLLEEQSVEDDEEDTQVRNCSCECGRANPLPRKLECGGPNQENRIVGGMPAGINRYPWMARIVYDGQFHCGASLLSKEYVLTAAHCVRKLKRSKIRVILGDHDQTVTTESAAIMRAVTAIVRHRSFDADSYNNDIALLKLRKPVNFSKIIKPVCLPPASVEPSGKEGIVVGWGRTSEGGHLPAIVQEVRVPILSLTQCRGMKYRATRITNNMLCAGRASTDSCQGDSGGPLLIQNGDKFQIIGIVSWGVGCGRPGYPGVYTRITRYLPWLRANLRDTCLCGN encoded by the exons GTTTCCACGGGCAACAGATCGTCAAGGTTTTTATTCGACCAAATCTTCGGTTTGGAAGTGCCTCTGTTGGAGGAGCAGAGCGTGGAAGATGACGAGGAAGATACCCAGGTCAGGAACTGTTCCTGTG AATGCGGCAGAGCAAACCCACTTCCTAGAAAGTTAG AGTGCGGCGGGCCGAACCAGGAGAACCGCATCGTTGGTGGAATGCCGGCCGGTATCAACCGGTACCCTTGGATGGCGAGAATTGTATACGACGGCCAGTTCCACTGTGGAGCCTCGCTCCTGTCTAAGGAGTATGTTTTGACAGCGGCACATTGTGTTAGAAA ACTCAAACGATCGAAAATCCGAGTAATCCTGGGCGACCATGATCAAACAGTGACGACAGAAAGCGCTGCCATCATGAGAGCCGTCACCGCCATCGTGCGACACCGTAGCTTCGATGCCGACTCATACAACAACGATATCGCGCTGCTCAAACTGCGCAAACCCGTTAACTTCTCCAAGATAATCAAACCCGTGTGTTTGCCTCCTGCaa GTGTAGAGCCATCGGGTAAAGAGGGCATCGTGGTCGGATGGGGGCGTACGTCGGAGGGTGGTCACTTACCCGCAATTGTGCAAGAAGTACGGGTGCCTATCCTGTCACTCACGCAGTGCCGGGGGATGAAGTACAGAGCTACGCGAATTACTAATAACATG CTTTGCGCGGGTCGAGCGTCCACAGACTCTTGCCAAGGCGACAGCGGTGGTCCATTGCTTATACAAAATGGAGACAAGTTTCAAATCATag gtATAGTATCGTGGGGTGTTGGATGTGGTAGACCTGGGTACCCTGGAGTTTACACTCGGATAACGCGGTACTTGCCCTGGCTAAGGGCGAACCTGCGCGACACCTGCCTTTGTggcaattaa